Below is a genomic region from Luteolibacter flavescens.
CGACAGGCGGGACGCTTGGCGATCCGACGGGCGTGAAGCGCTACTCGAAGATCTCTCCCGACAGCCGCGACGCGTGGAAGAAGGAGATGTCGAATTGGTATCGCCGCGCATGGGCCCGGCGCTATGTCTCCGGCGAGCGCGCGCGACGGATGAAGCTGCTCGGGTATGAATTGCCGGACGGCATCGCGCATGGCGGCTCGCTCGGGCTGTGGGCCGGGATCGTGGATTGGTTCACGGCACGGCGGCGGATCTCGCGGCGTCTGAGAAGGCCGACGTGGATGCCGCGTTTTTTGAAGAAGTTCCGGAAGGAGAAGGGGTACGAGGTTTCGTTCCGGTGATGGGGTATTGATGGTGGGACGCGTCGCGTTCGGTGAGCCGGACATTCGGGATTGAGCGGGCCGTTCACGGATCGCACCCCGTTGGGGCGCCTGCCGTGCGATGGGAAACCCGGGCCGATGTCCCGGGCTGAGGGATGGTCGGGCCGTTGGCCCTGGAGAGCCGGAGGTGTTGCCTGCGTGGTTCGGTTGGTCAGTCGTAGTCGAACTGGTGACGGTTCCGTGGTCGGATTGGTGACGGTTCGGAGTTGCGCAGAGAGGTGGGCGTCAGGTTGTTCAAGAGCGCCAACGGCGCGGCCATCCTTCAGCCCCGGGCAACGCCCGGGGTTTTTGTGGTCGCAAGAATGGCGGCCTGAAGGGCCGCGATATGTTGGGGGTTGCCGGATTTTCTGGCGATGATGTTGCCCGGACTATTTCGCCAGCCCTGCATGAAAATCATCCTCCACAAGCCCGGCTGCTTTGCGAAGCTCGCGGTGATCCATGCCGCAGTCCCTCTCCCGCGTCCTTGTCCATCTGGTCTTCAGCACGAAAAATCGTGAGCCGGTGTTATCCGCCACGCTCCAGGCAGAACTTCATCCCTATCTCGCGGGGATCTTGGATCGCATCGATTGTCCGTCGTTGCGGACGGGCGGGGTGGAGGATCACGTCCACATGCTATTCGGCCTCTCGCGGACGAAGACCATCGCCGACGTGGTGGAGACGGTGAAAACGGCGTCTTCGAAATGGCTCAAGGCAAGGGATCCTCGTCTGGCGGGCTTTCATTGGCAGGCGGGTTATGCAGCGTTTTCCGTCAGCCAGTCGGATGCGGAGAAGGTGGTGGATTACATTGCCGGGCAAGCGGAGCATCACCGGAAGCGGACCTTTCAAGAGGAATACCGGCTGTTGTTGGCGAAGTACCACGTGGCGTTCGATGAGCAGTACGTTTGGGATTG
It encodes:
- the tnpA gene encoding IS200/IS605 family transposase — translated: MPQSLSRVLVHLVFSTKNREPVLSATLQAELHPYLAGILDRIDCPSLRTGGVEDHVHMLFGLSRTKTIADVVETVKTASSKWLKARDPRLAGFHWQAGYAAFSVSQSDAEKVVDYIAGQAEHHRKRTFQEEYRLLLAKYHVAFDEQYVWD